One window of candidate division WOR-3 bacterium genomic DNA carries:
- a CDS encoding S41 family peptidase: protein MITKLKNMSAEEKIFGLMQIWAEIKFNFIYKDRLSKLHWDKLIQKYIPKTIRTKNVRDYYYLLQELVARLDDGHTKIRIPKEIESHLITPPVEIQLIENKFVITNVDKNNEEIHEQKIEIGDEIVSINGIPTHKYFQERVLKYTPLSVKQFALPELLRGPENTSIVLELRKANNKNIKVFLKRGSNLKRSKKFIWKVNRSYPLLKKDLGNGIFYFEIPTFMTEKSVQYFKKEIKSIKKIKGMIIDVRYNTGGNSSNAFGIISCLINKPVKTYKLKTRKHIPFYYARNFFEDKWEWLGPDVISPCRGPKYLGPLVVLINSYSASATQSFVSVLYFNKRALLLGEATAKCTGQPLKVILPGGGVLSLVTSREYYLNGKEINNVEPHIKCVPKLEDIRNNLDPVITKAVNIIENWQRYERKYLARKDGVKVHQD from the coding sequence ATGATAACGAAACTAAAAAATATGTCGGCCGAGGAAAAAATTTTTGGACTTATGCAAATATGGGCTGAAATAAAGTTTAATTTTATATACAAGGATAGACTCTCAAAATTACACTGGGACAAATTAATACAAAAATATATTCCCAAAACAATAAGGACTAAAAATGTAAGAGATTATTATTATTTACTTCAGGAATTAGTAGCCCGATTAGATGATGGCCACACAAAAATAAGAATACCTAAGGAGATTGAATCCCACCTTATTACTCCGCCAGTGGAAATCCAACTAATAGAGAATAAATTTGTGATCACTAATGTTGACAAAAATAATGAAGAAATTCATGAACAGAAGATAGAAATAGGGGATGAAATAGTATCAATTAATGGAATTCCGACACATAAATACTTTCAGGAAAGAGTCCTTAAATATACTCCACTTTCTGTAAAGCAGTTTGCACTTCCCGAACTTCTTAGGGGACCGGAAAATACAAGCATTGTGCTTGAGCTAAGAAAAGCAAATAATAAAAATATCAAAGTTTTTCTTAAAAGAGGTTCAAACTTAAAAAGAAGTAAAAAATTTATTTGGAAGGTCAATAGAAGTTATCCTCTTTTAAAAAAAGACTTGGGAAATGGTATTTTCTATTTTGAGATTCCCACCTTTATGACTGAGAAAAGTGTGCAATATTTTAAAAAAGAAATTAAATCTATAAAAAAAATAAAGGGAATGATTATTGATGTCCGATATAATACTGGCGGCAATAGCAGTAACGCATTTGGAATAATCTCTTGTCTTATTAATAAGCCAGTAAAAACTTATAAATTAAAAACGCGGAAGCACATACCTTTTTATTATGCAAGAAACTTTTTTGAGGATAAATGGGAATGGCTAGGACCCGATGTGATAAGTCCATGTCGCGGACCTAAATATCTTGGTCCCTTAGTTGTGTTAATAAATTCTTATAGTGCAAGTGCAACTCAGTCCTTTGTTAGTGTATTATATTTTAATAAGAGAGCTCTGTTATTAGGGGAAGCGACAGCAAAATGCACCGGGCAACCCTTGAAGGTCATCCTGCCTGGTGGTGGAGTATTGAGCCTCGTTACTTCTCGAGAGTATTACTTAAATGGTAAAGAAATTAATAATGTCGAACCTCATATAAAATGTGTTCCGAAATTAGAGGATATCAGGAATAACCTTGATCCTGTAATAACAAAAGCGGTTAATATAATTGAAAATTGGCAACGATATGAGCGCAAATATCTCGCAAGAAAAGATGGTGTAAAAGTACACCAAGACTAA
- a CDS encoding DUF5916 domain-containing protein: protein MFFFFFLSFQSVQVYHTKYPPIIDGIIEDSWQFADSAYGFIQYLPYEREPSSEYTVVYLLQDANNLYVVFKCLTSKNKLTVNLGGNEDWVAVYLDPFGSKSVAYYFKVTVSGKYFDGLILDDGNTQDASWDGVWYFATRCYDNYFIIEIKIPFKSIRYNKNTSEWGINFKRFIAATQEVSYWTEVTEKEGFRVSKFGIAKDIHPESKGYYFEIYPEGILRYERGVTNDSIKPCGSLTLKWDLTSQSTFSATFFPDFAQIEADPYTLNLSRYPVRLSERRPFFVEGSEIFRSSGRDVLQPIEIFYSRAIGKSINGTPVPILGGIKLTNKSTNWNIGLLGAMTDSFQTEPQKNFGALRIVNKIYKNSEIGMLFSGMITNGENYNYAIGFDGIHRFGLNRIGLQGAVSDRNKKMGWALSSGGQIMFGNLLGRFFYNTYGDSFDVSEIGYAPWAGEKEVSLGLGPNLFFKNFIRTFYLGPFLALRKEPNETQWSKIFIFNINPNFHNNWGFSFNPGMCKMYEANLEYIQKSLDLFVWGNGTKYATNFGSSFYYSYNWHLNYLAYQASNWLWFEFYPLSRITPAIDANIWIEWDTLNTIAEITPKVTPRIEFQITKNMSCEFFNEFVWLIPEAGLIKNSLISSRFGFLFSFNFKPKSWLYIALNDYRKQGESSKKLELQNQIGVFKIKYLFYF from the coding sequence ATGTTTTTCTTCTTTTTTTTGAGTTTCCAATCTGTGCAAGTTTATCACACTAAATATCCGCCAATAATAGATGGAATTATTGAAGATTCGTGGCAGTTTGCAGATTCGGCATACGGATTTATTCAATATTTGCCTTACGAAAGAGAACCGTCATCGGAGTACACCGTAGTTTATCTCCTGCAAGATGCCAATAATCTTTATGTAGTATTTAAATGCCTCACATCAAAGAATAAACTCACGGTAAACCTCGGAGGAAATGAAGATTGGGTTGCGGTCTATCTTGACCCTTTTGGAAGTAAGTCCGTGGCTTACTATTTTAAGGTAACCGTGAGCGGTAAATATTTTGATGGGCTGATTCTGGATGATGGGAACACCCAAGATGCAAGCTGGGATGGTGTATGGTATTTTGCCACACGCTGCTATGATAATTATTTTATTATTGAAATTAAAATTCCATTTAAATCAATTCGTTATAATAAGAATACTTCAGAATGGGGTATAAATTTTAAGCGTTTTATTGCCGCAACCCAAGAGGTATCCTACTGGACAGAGGTGACAGAGAAAGAGGGTTTTAGGGTTTCCAAATTTGGAATAGCGAAAGATATTCATCCTGAGTCAAAAGGTTACTATTTTGAAATCTATCCTGAGGGAATTTTGCGATATGAAAGGGGTGTCACAAACGATTCAATAAAACCTTGTGGCAGTTTAACTTTAAAGTGGGATTTAACCTCCCAATCCACTTTTTCAGCAACGTTCTTTCCTGACTTCGCCCAGATTGAGGCTGACCCATATACCTTAAATCTTTCGCGTTATCCAGTAAGATTGAGTGAAAGGCGGCCATTTTTTGTCGAAGGTAGTGAAATTTTTCGTAGTAGTGGCAGAGATGTTTTACAACCGATTGAAATATTTTATTCCCGGGCTATTGGCAAATCAATAAATGGAACGCCTGTGCCTATTTTAGGTGGCATTAAGTTAACGAACAAATCAACCAATTGGAATATTGGTCTTTTGGGTGCAATGACCGATTCTTTTCAAACTGAACCTCAAAAAAATTTTGGCGCATTACGGATAGTCAATAAAATATATAAAAATTCAGAAATTGGCATGCTCTTTAGTGGTATGATAACCAATGGCGAAAACTATAATTATGCTATTGGCTTTGATGGTATTCACAGGTTTGGTCTCAATCGGATTGGTCTTCAGGGGGCAGTTAGTGATAGAAATAAGAAAATGGGTTGGGCATTATCATCTGGAGGACAAATCATGTTTGGGAATTTGCTCGGTAGATTTTTCTATAATACCTATGGTGATTCATTCGACGTAAGTGAAATAGGATATGCCCCGTGGGCAGGAGAAAAAGAAGTTTCCCTTGGCCTTGGACCAAATCTCTTTTTCAAAAATTTTATCCGCACTTTTTATCTTGGTCCATTCCTGGCGCTAAGGAAAGAACCAAATGAGACTCAATGGTCAAAAATTTTTATTTTCAATATCAACCCCAATTTCCATAATAACTGGGGCTTTTCATTTAATCCCGGAATGTGTAAAATGTATGAAGCAAATCTTGAATATATCCAAAAGTCGCTAGATCTTTTTGTGTGGGGAAATGGGACAAAATATGCAACAAATTTTGGGAGTTCTTTTTATTATTCTTACAATTGGCACCTTAACTATCTTGCTTACCAGGCCTCAAACTGGCTCTGGTTTGAGTTTTATCCCTTGTCTCGTATTACACCCGCAATTGATGCTAATATATGGATAGAATGGGATACTCTAAATACAATTGCCGAGATTACACCAAAGGTTACCCCACGAATTGAATTCCAAATCACAAAAAATATGAGTTGTGAATTCTTCAATGAATTTGTGTGGTTAATCCCTGAGGCAGGGCTTATAAAAAATTCTTTAATCTCCAGTCGTTTTGGCTTTCTCTTTTCCTTTAACTTTAAACCGAAGAGTTGGCTCTATATTGCATTAAATGATTATCGTAAACAGGGAGAATCGAGCAAGAAATTGGAGTTACAAAATCAGATTGGTGTATTCAAAATAAAGTATCTCTTCTATTTTTAA
- a CDS encoding ABC transporter ATP-binding protein: MPVNINKIVDYNAGTKFLKFLKPYWHKGLFAFFFMLLSVGLQLPMPFLTRFIIDKVIVLRNFQLLNVIGFVIIGVLSVQASSSFLEQFLLTTFRGRVLFDIRVKLFEHIQRLSLSFFHKKETGYLMSRLSDDVNAVQGLLADTLVSAGQNILTFIAGTVCTFYIHPKLALICFLILPFYLLSLIVFNKRIRSMSHEVRERYALLNKDLQELLSGVSVIKAFTGEKRATIKMVKKISEAIRKEVRLDITATIASISSALISAAGPIVLIWYGCAEIMRGNLTVGSLIAFNSFIGYLFGPTRNLYNLNLNVQRSLAAVERIFEMLDLEPEREGKKEIEIKEGKVIFDNVSFSYNGTEEVLKDISFAVNPGEIVAIVGRSGVGKTTLVSLIPRFFEPQKGRILIDGEDIRDVRLKSLRGQIGICSQDVFLFSDTIRENIRFGNPEAKDGAIENAARLAYADEFIKNLPEGYDTKLGERGVNLSGGERQRIAIARALIKNPKILILDEATSQLDSESEAIIQSALKNLLKDRTTFIIAHRLSTIQNVDKILVLDKGEIVSIGKHEELYNTCAVYKNLYDEQFLKRV; this comes from the coding sequence ATGCCGGTTAATATAAATAAAATCGTTGATTATAATGCAGGTACCAAATTCTTAAAATTCCTTAAACCCTACTGGCATAAGGGGCTTTTTGCCTTTTTCTTTATGCTTCTGTCGGTAGGTTTACAACTGCCGATGCCTTTTTTGACAAGGTTTATCATTGATAAAGTAATTGTTTTAAGAAATTTTCAACTACTCAATGTCATTGGCTTTGTAATCATTGGAGTTCTATCAGTTCAAGCTTCTTCTTCATTTTTAGAACAATTTTTATTAACCACCTTCCGGGGCCGGGTTCTGTTTGATATTAGAGTAAAACTCTTTGAGCATATTCAAAGGCTTTCCCTTAGTTTTTTCCATAAAAAAGAAACTGGTTATTTGATGTCCCGATTAAGTGATGATGTCAATGCGGTTCAAGGACTTCTTGCGGATACATTGGTCTCTGCTGGGCAAAATATTCTTACTTTCATTGCTGGTACTGTCTGCACATTTTATATCCATCCTAAACTTGCCCTGATCTGCTTTTTGATCCTGCCATTTTATTTATTATCTTTGATTGTCTTTAATAAAAGAATTAGAAGTATGAGTCATGAGGTTAGAGAGAGATATGCCCTGTTGAATAAAGATTTACAGGAATTATTGTCTGGTGTTTCAGTTATTAAGGCATTTACTGGAGAAAAGCGAGCAACGATAAAGATGGTTAAAAAGATAAGTGAGGCAATCCGTAAGGAGGTCAGGTTAGATATTACTGCCACGATTGCCTCAATTTCTTCGGCATTGATTTCTGCGGCCGGTCCGATTGTCTTAATCTGGTATGGTTGTGCCGAGATAATGAGGGGCAATTTAACAGTTGGTAGTCTGATTGCCTTTAATTCTTTTATTGGCTATCTATTTGGTCCAACAAGAAACTTGTATAATTTAAATCTTAATGTTCAACGCTCACTGGCGGCAGTAGAAAGAATCTTTGAGATGCTTGATTTGGAACCGGAAAGGGAGGGTAAAAAAGAAATTGAAATAAAAGAGGGAAAGGTTATTTTTGATAATGTCTCTTTTTCTTATAATGGGACTGAAGAGGTATTAAAGGACATTTCGTTTGCGGTAAACCCTGGTGAGATAGTTGCAATTGTAGGTCGAAGTGGTGTTGGTAAGACGACCCTTGTTTCTTTAATTCCAAGATTTTTTGAACCCCAAAAGGGGAGGATATTGATTGATGGTGAGGATATAAGAGATGTAAGATTAAAATCATTAAGGGGTCAAATTGGTATATGCTCACAGGATGTATTTTTATTCTCTGATACAATAAGGGAGAATATAAGATTTGGCAATCCCGAGGCAAAAGATGGTGCGATAGAAAATGCGGCAAGGTTGGCTTATGCAGATGAATTTATTAAAAATCTACCTGAAGGATATGATACAAAACTCGGTGAGCGGGGAGTGAACTTATCTGGTGGTGAGCGTCAGCGGATTGCAATAGCGCGGGCTTTAATAAAAAATCCCAAGATTTTAATTCTTGATGAGGCGACTTCACAATTGGATTCAGAATCAGAAGCGATAATTCAAAGCGCATTAAAAAATTTACTAAAAGACCGCACCACTTTTATTATTGCCCATAGATTATCAACAATCCAAAATGTGGACAAGATATTGGTCTTGGACAAGGGGGAAATTGTTAGTATTGGCAAACATGAAGAATTGTATAATACCTGTGCGGTCTATAAAAATCTTTATGATGAGCAGTTTTTGAAACGAGTTTAA
- a CDS encoding radical SAM protein, whose translation MSGSPLFARKFKINLGQYKFSYYNIVKNMEDGGWLLFNTKTGAFSVIPSKVKKLDNKDMVNNFLANGYIVNKDKDELDEVIMSFRKIREDKTIMRLIILPAEMCNFRCIYCYETFRRIKIFDEVILGIINFIKRNIATLSILEISWFGGEPLLATSRIIEITKRCQKMAKVYGIRFLSDVTTNGYLLTPKLIKSLIDVGVIGYQVTIDGPPLIHNRLRKLKNGRGTFEKIWSNLREFKKFDKEFYVVIRTNFDKNSYVYLNEWIDLYQNEFGKDSRFRLLFRPIFKTGTERDKQMRFCSFRESAEIESEILIKLWEKLEFPRWYFDEVILSKPKAIYCYGGLPGCFVIGADGALWKCTVGLKEEDALGHIKENGDILIDENKLNEWNKYSESWIFDDTCRKCLWLPLCMGGCILSRKYGKKGCYTRFSPLTKVMELYYKNIIVKKGGD comes from the coding sequence ATGTCAGGTAGTCCCTTATTTGCAAGAAAATTTAAAATAAATTTAGGTCAATATAAGTTTTCTTATTATAATATTGTCAAAAATATGGAAGATGGAGGATGGCTTCTATTTAATACAAAAACTGGGGCGTTTAGCGTAATCCCCTCTAAAGTAAAAAAATTAGATAATAAAGACATGGTAAATAACTTTTTAGCAAATGGGTATATTGTTAATAAAGATAAAGATGAATTAGATGAAGTAATTATGAGTTTTAGAAAAATCAGGGAAGATAAAACAATTATGCGATTAATTATTCTCCCTGCAGAAATGTGCAATTTTAGATGTATATATTGTTATGAAACTTTCAGAAGAATCAAAATTTTTGATGAAGTCATTTTGGGTATAATTAATTTCATTAAGCGAAATATCGCAACCCTAAGTATATTAGAAATCTCTTGGTTTGGTGGAGAACCCTTACTTGCGACAAGCCGTATTATAGAGATTACGAAGAGATGTCAAAAAATGGCAAAAGTATATGGTATAAGATTTTTATCCGATGTTACGACAAATGGTTATTTATTAACTCCCAAACTTATCAAAAGCCTAATTGATGTAGGGGTTATAGGATATCAAGTAACAATAGATGGTCCTCCTTTAATTCATAATCGTCTTAGAAAACTAAAAAATGGGCGCGGCACTTTTGAGAAAATTTGGTCGAATTTACGGGAATTTAAAAAATTTGATAAGGAATTTTATGTAGTAATTAGAACAAATTTTGATAAAAATTCATACGTTTATTTAAATGAATGGATTGACTTGTATCAAAATGAATTTGGAAAAGATTCCAGATTCAGATTGCTTTTCCGCCCAATCTTTAAAACCGGCACCGAAAGAGATAAGCAGATGAGATTTTGTAGCTTTAGGGAATCTGCCGAAATAGAAAGTGAAATCTTAATAAAACTTTGGGAAAAATTAGAATTCCCAAGATGGTATTTTGATGAAGTAATCCTCTCTAAACCTAAAGCAATTTACTGTTACGGTGGATTACCGGGATGTTTTGTAATTGGTGCTGACGGTGCTTTATGGAAGTGCACGGTTGGATTGAAAGAAGAAGATGCTCTGGGGCATATAAAAGAAAACGGCGACATTCTCATTGATGAAAATAAGTTAAATGAGTGGAATAAATATTCAGAAAGTTGGATTTTTGATGACACCTGTAGGAAATGTTTGTGGCTTCCGCTGTGTATGGGCGGATGTATATTATCAAGAAAATATGGTAAGAAGGGATGTTATACTCGTTTTTCTCCTCTAACTAAGGTAATGGAATTGTACTATAAAAATATTATTGTGAAGAAAGGAGGTGATTAA
- a CDS encoding ABC transporter ATP-binding protein, whose amino-acid sequence MTVIAASNIKKTYPTKPPVEALKGLSLEVKESKCVALLGPNGVGKTTFLRILTGILLPDDGSITVYDKNPLNSSAEVSSLLRFLPETPFLLQNNSLWENGYFWFSYWNEPFPKDNLKEILERFNLINRAKEPLSRYLRGMIQKAALSIMLATRAPVIILDEPTLGLDVTTKREVIEMIIDLKKKEKTIIVASHDMPFVEKIADHIALINNGKIVEMTEISDFKERHGNLRYLLTYRKNGKLYKEIFHENTECNFRLRNILSDNDIEIVEVHQECDSLEEILNRLLIDGR is encoded by the coding sequence ATGACAGTAATTGCGGCATCAAATATAAAAAAGACTTATCCAACCAAACCCCCGGTAGAGGCATTAAAGGGTCTTTCTTTGGAAGTTAAAGAGAGTAAATGTGTTGCGCTCTTGGGGCCTAATGGTGTTGGCAAGACAACTTTTTTGCGGATACTCACAGGGATTCTTTTGCCTGACGATGGGTCAATCACAGTTTATGATAAAAATCCCTTAAATTCATCCGCGGAAGTAAGCTCTCTCCTCCGCTTTTTACCTGAAACTCCTTTTCTTTTACAAAATAATTCTCTGTGGGAAAATGGCTATTTCTGGTTCAGCTACTGGAATGAACCCTTTCCGAAGGACAATTTAAAGGAAATCCTTGAACGCTTTAACCTCATTAACCGTGCCAAAGAACCACTTTCCAGGTATTTAAGAGGAATGATACAAAAGGCGGCGTTATCAATTATGCTCGCAACCAGAGCACCTGTTATTATTTTAGATGAACCCACTCTTGGACTTGATGTCACTACAAAAAGGGAAGTAATTGAGATGATAATAGATTTAAAGAAAAAAGAGAAGACAATTATAGTTGCATCCCATGACATGCCATTTGTGGAAAAAATAGCCGACCATATCGCTTTGATAAATAATGGTAAAATTGTGGAGATGACCGAAATTTCGGATTTTAAAGAAAGACATGGTAATCTGCGATATCTACTCACTTATAGGAAAAACGGTAAACTGTACAAAGAGATTTTCCATGAAAATACGGAGTGTAACTTTCGATTAAGAAATATTCTTTCCGATAATGATATCGAAATTGTTGAAGTGCATCAAGAGTGTGATTCATTAGAAGAAATTTTAAATCGGCTGTTAATTGATGGACGATAA